Part of the Thermodesulfovibrionales bacterium genome is shown below.
GCAGCATGTCCCGCACTTCCACGGTCTTTTGGGCGACGAAGAGCTGTTCCTGCAGTTCCGCAACCTCTTCCTGCAGCCGCTGCTTCTCCTCGTCCTGCGGTATGGTGGGCCTGCCGGGAGATCTATCCTCCATGGCCTCCGTCATCGCCTGTAAGGCCCTGCTCTCCCACTCGTAGTAGGTCTTACGGGACACGCCTAACCGGCGTGCGCCCTCCTCAGCCGTGATCTGGCCGTTGCGCACCGCAAACACTACTGCCGCCCGCTGGCGGGCTCGCTCCTTGTCCCGTGCATCACTCATAAGTCTCATTCCTCCTGCGGATCGAGAGAAGATCGGGTTCGCCAGAAGCCCTATAATCGATTTTCTCGACCCGGCCCATATCTAACCATCACCCGTTTTCCGCA
Proteins encoded:
- a CDS encoding transposase, with translation MSDARDKERARQRAAVVFAVRNGQITAEEGARRLGVSRKTYYEWESRALQAMTEAMEDRSPGRPTIPQDEEKQRLQEEVAELQEQLFVAQKTVEVRDMLHAYELHNATKRASAEKKRKRKKRR